From Pararhodobacter zhoushanensis, the proteins below share one genomic window:
- a CDS encoding TRAP transporter large permease, whose protein sequence is MTDPFTLAMVLIAALALMGQSIGISMLVGSFVYLMLKGYDVSIAAETMMQGLFNGYTLLAVPLFILAADIMNIGSLADKLLRFAQALVGRFRGGLGHVNVVSSLIFSGMSGSAVADAVGMGKIVITMMTKDGKYTPSYAAAITAATAIVGPIIPPSIPMVLYALVSGQSVGFLFAAGILPGLLMALLMAVTNGVIAHRRGFPVDDGIPLRELPGATWQAIPALMLPVILLGGIYGGVMTPTEAAAVAAAYALVISVVLYRSVSARGLYQALLGSARSTASVGILIAGALAFNYVVTRENVPDSVAAMLSAMDLGPVGFLIAVNILFLVLGCVLEAGALLLIVVPILIPAAQALGIDLVHFGVVLVVNAMLGLITPPYGLLLFIVAAITKQPLIPIIKDLVPFIAILIVALMVITFCPDFVLYLPRLLGYQG, encoded by the coding sequence ATGACTGATCCGTTCACCCTGGCCATGGTGCTGATCGCGGCGCTGGCGCTGATGGGTCAGTCCATCGGTATCTCGATGCTGGTGGGCAGCTTTGTCTACCTGATGCTCAAGGGCTACGATGTCTCCATCGCGGCCGAGACGATGATGCAGGGTCTGTTCAACGGCTATACGCTGCTGGCGGTGCCGCTGTTCATTCTGGCCGCCGATATCATGAACATCGGCTCGCTGGCCGACAAGCTCTTGCGCTTTGCGCAGGCATTGGTGGGTCGGTTCCGGGGCGGGCTGGGCCACGTCAACGTGGTCTCGTCGCTGATCTTTTCGGGCATGTCCGGCTCGGCCGTGGCGGATGCCGTGGGCATGGGCAAGATCGTCATCACCATGATGACCAAGGACGGCAAATACACCCCCAGCTATGCCGCCGCGATCACCGCGGCCACGGCCATCGTCGGCCCGATCATCCCGCCGTCGATCCCGATGGTGCTGTATGCGCTGGTCTCGGGCCAGTCGGTCGGCTTTCTGTTCGCCGCCGGTATCCTGCCCGGCCTGCTGATGGCGCTGCTGATGGCCGTCACCAACGGCGTGATCGCCCATCGGCGCGGCTTCCCGGTCGATGACGGCATTCCGCTGCGCGAATTGCCCGGCGCAACGTGGCAGGCGATCCCGGCACTGATGCTGCCGGTGATCCTGCTGGGCGGTATCTATGGCGGGGTGATGACCCCGACCGAGGCCGCCGCCGTCGCCGCTGCCTATGCGCTGGTGATCTCGGTCGTGCTGTACCGGTCGGTCAGCGCGCGGGGGCTGTATCAGGCGCTGCTGGGTTCGGCCCGTTCGACGGCCTCGGTGGGCATCCTGATCGCCGGGGCGCTGGCCTTCAACTATGTGGTCACGCGCGAAAACGTGCCCGATTCAGTCGCCGCGATGCTCAGCGCGATGGATCTGGGGCCTGTCGGGTTCCTGATCGCCGTCAACATCCTGTTTCTGGTGCTGGGCTGCGTGCTGGAAGCCGGAGCGCTGCTGCTGATCGTGGTGCCGATCCTGATCCCGGCTGCGCAGGCGCTGGGGATTGATCTGGTGCATTTCGGTGTGGTGCTGGTGGTCAATGCGATGCTGGGGCTGATCACGCCTCCCTACGGGCTGCTGTTGTTCATTGTCGCGGCGATCACCAAGCAACCGCTGATCCCGATCATCAAGGATCTGGTGCCCTTCATCGCGATCCTGATCGTGGCCTTGATGGTGATCACTTTCTGCCCGGACTTCGTGCTCTATCTGCCACGTTTGCTGGGATATCAGGGGTAA
- a CDS encoding shikimate dehydrogenase yields MSAAPSPVTLASPSPGLRAALIGAGIGASRTPRMHVEEGRALGLDYGYDLIDADQLMTRDIAALLDQAQADGLAGVNVTFPFKRAALDHVDSIAPSALAVGATNTVVFGPDGRVAHNTDYAGFAEGFRRDIGTQAQGCALLLGAGGAGGAVANALLDSGVRLLFVQDVDTAAAEALVTSITARLGAGRVRLAGDLRVAAAAADGIVNATPVGMAKLPGTPLDMALVEPRHWVADIVYFPLETAFLQQARAKGCHGIDGSGMAVFQAVLAFELFTGRKPDPARMRATFDSFT; encoded by the coding sequence ATGTCCGCAGCGCCATCACCTGTGACCCTTGCGTCGCCCAGTCCGGGCTTGCGGGCGGCGTTGATCGGGGCCGGGATCGGCGCATCGCGCACGCCGCGCATGCATGTCGAGGAAGGCCGTGCGCTGGGGCTGGACTATGGCTATGACCTGATCGACGCCGATCAGCTGATGACGCGCGATATCGCCGCCCTGCTCGATCAGGCGCAGGCGGACGGGCTGGCCGGGGTGAACGTGACCTTTCCGTTCAAGCGCGCGGCGCTTGATCACGTCGACAGCATCGCGCCGTCGGCGCTGGCGGTCGGCGCCACCAACACCGTGGTTTTCGGGCCGGACGGACGCGTGGCGCATAACACCGATTACGCCGGTTTCGCCGAGGGCTTCCGCCGCGACATCGGCACGCAGGCGCAGGGCTGCGCGCTGCTGCTGGGCGCGGGCGGTGCCGGGGGCGCGGTGGCCAATGCGCTGCTCGACTCGGGCGTCCGGCTGCTGTTTGTGCAGGACGTCGACACCGCCGCCGCCGAGGCGCTGGTCACGTCGATCACCGCGCGGCTGGGGGCCGGGCGGGTGCGCCTGGCGGGCGATCTGCGCGTTGCCGCCGCTGCGGCCGACGGCATCGTTAACGCGACGCCGGTGGGCATGGCCAAGCTGCCCGGCACGCCGCTGGACATGGCGCTGGTCGAGCCGCGCCACTGGGTTGCCGATATCGTCTATTTCCCGCTGGAAACCGCGTTCCTGCAACAGGCCCGCGCCAAGGGCTGTCACGGCATCGACGGCTCGGGCATGGCCGTTTTTCAGGCGGTTCTGGCGTTCGAGCTGTTCACCGGGCGCAAGCCCGACCCGGCACGGATGCGCGCCACATTCGACAGTTTCACCTGA
- the dctP gene encoding TRAP transporter substrate-binding protein DctP, whose translation MRLTLKTLLTCGTAAVTLSASAASATVELIYSDTVSETDIRSQLLQSEFGDCLGDEFTFQAYHGATLFAQGTELTAMQRGNLDMANLAIFDFYNQVPATSVLGLPFLFRDYEHMRAVYNSDVLDELWAQVEEATNVKFLSFPYIGARHLSYIGDHRYMTPADLAGVRLRMPGGEGWQFVGQAMGASPVPVAFTEVYTALQTHAIDAQDNGFPATRSMRFDELLTHIALTNHLIAANEFTMSMSKWNSMTAEQQERVQMCADQFEAALDQTTLEQEATLQAEFEAQGIDVYVPDNAAFQAHVTEVYMNSPYSADWPAGLVDAIGAVGQ comes from the coding sequence ATGCGTTTGACTCTGAAGACTCTTCTGACCTGCGGCACCGCCGCTGTGACCCTGAGTGCCAGCGCCGCCTCGGCGACGGTCGAACTGATCTATTCGGACACGGTGTCCGAAACCGATATCCGCTCGCAGCTGCTGCAGTCGGAATTCGGCGATTGTCTGGGCGACGAGTTCACCTTTCAGGCCTATCACGGTGCGACCCTGTTCGCGCAGGGCACCGAGCTGACCGCCATGCAGCGCGGCAATCTGGACATGGCCAATCTGGCGATCTTTGACTTTTACAATCAGGTCCCGGCGACCTCGGTTCTGGGTCTGCCGTTCCTGTTCCGCGACTATGAGCACATGCGCGCGGTCTATAACAGCGACGTGCTGGATGAGCTGTGGGCGCAGGTCGAGGAAGCGACCAACGTCAAGTTCCTGTCCTTCCCCTATATCGGCGCGCGCCACCTGTCGTATATCGGCGACCACCGCTACATGACGCCTGCGGATCTGGCTGGTGTCCGCCTGCGGATGCCCGGTGGCGAGGGCTGGCAGTTCGTCGGTCAGGCGATGGGGGCAAGCCCGGTGCCGGTGGCCTTCACCGAGGTTTACACCGCGCTGCAAACCCATGCCATCGACGCGCAGGACAACGGCTTTCCGGCCACCCGCTCGATGCGTTTCGACGAGCTGCTGACCCATATCGCGCTGACCAACCATCTGATCGCGGCGAACGAGTTCACCATGTCGATGTCCAAGTGGAACTCGATGACCGCAGAGCAGCAAGAGCGCGTGCAGATGTGTGCCGACCAGTTCGAAGCCGCGCTTGACCAGACCACGCTGGAACAGGAAGCGACCCTGCAAGCCGAATTCGAAGCACAGGGCATTGACGTCTATGTCCCTGACAACGCCGCGTTTCAGGCGCATGTGACCGAGGTCTACATGAACTCGCCCTATTCGGCGGACTGGCCTGCCGGGCTGGTCGATGCCATCGGCGCCGTCGGTCAGTAA
- a CDS encoding PQQ-dependent sugar dehydrogenase: MRPRSVLILSGLIAGTALAVLPILANGRTVGARDYSPTQPFAVQAVADFDTPWAIAALPDGRMLVTEHAGHLFVVTPEGEKTEISGVPEVHQQGQLGMHDVAPAPDFAQSGLIYLTYAAPGEDGSQIVLARARLDGASLSDVEELWRQPQGGGGGHPGAIIAFDPAGEHLFLTLGERTLSDTAQDPAQARGKVLRLMLDGSTPADNPFADEVGVAAQLWTLGNRNPYGLAFAPDGQLWLHEMGPRGGDELNLIAPGLNYGWPVVSNGSNYSGSAIPDHDERPEFEAPRLSWTPVIAPAGMVFYTGDLFPDWQGSALIGGLAARGLVRVTVDGDQADEAERWDMDARIRDVAMAPDGAVWLIEDDAPGQLLRLTPRD, encoded by the coding sequence ATGCGTCCGCGCTCCGTCCTTATCCTTTCTGGCCTGATCGCCGGAACCGCGCTTGCTGTGCTGCCGATTCTGGCCAATGGCCGGACTGTCGGCGCACGCGACTATAGCCCGACCCAACCCTTCGCGGTGCAGGCGGTGGCCGATTTCGACACGCCCTGGGCGATTGCGGCGCTGCCGGACGGGCGGATGCTGGTGACCGAACACGCCGGGCACCTGTTCGTGGTGACGCCCGAGGGTGAGAAGACCGAGATCTCCGGCGTGCCCGAGGTGCATCAGCAAGGCCAGCTGGGCATGCACGATGTCGCCCCTGCCCCCGATTTCGCGCAAAGCGGGCTGATCTATCTGACCTATGCCGCGCCCGGCGAGGACGGCAGCCAGATCGTGCTGGCCCGCGCGCGGCTGGACGGCGCAAGCCTGAGCGATGTCGAGGAACTGTGGCGTCAGCCGCAAGGCGGTGGCGGCGGGCATCCCGGCGCGATCATCGCCTTTGACCCGGCGGGCGAGCATCTGTTCCTGACCCTGGGCGAGCGCACCTTGTCCGACACGGCCCAAGACCCGGCGCAGGCGCGTGGCAAGGTGCTGCGGCTGATGCTGGATGGCTCGACCCCGGCGGACAACCCCTTCGCCGATGAGGTCGGCGTGGCAGCCCAACTGTGGACGCTGGGCAACCGCAACCCCTATGGGCTGGCCTTTGCCCCTGACGGTCAGCTGTGGCTGCACGAGATGGGACCGCGCGGCGGCGATGAGTTGAACCTGATCGCGCCGGGGCTGAATTATGGCTGGCCGGTGGTGTCGAATGGCAGCAATTACAGCGGATCGGCCATTCCCGACCACGACGAGCGCCCCGAATTCGAGGCCCCGCGCCTGAGCTGGACGCCGGTGATCGCCCCCGCCGGGATGGTGTTCTACACCGGCGATCTGTTCCCCGACTGGCAAGGCTCGGCGCTGATCGGCGGGCTGGCCGCGCGGGGATTGGTGCGGGTCACGGTTGACGGCGATCAGGCCGACGAGGCCGAGCGCTGGGACATGGACGCCCGCATCCGCGATGTGGCCATGGCCCCGGACGGCGCGGTCTGGCTGATCGAGGATGACGCCCCCGGCCAGCTGCTCCGCCTTACGCCCCGTGACTGA
- a CDS encoding bifunctional sugar phosphate isomerase/epimerase/4-hydroxyphenylpyruvate dioxygenase family protein: MRCGIASVSIAGNLEEKIEAIAAAGFDGIEIFEQDFIADARSPRALATRIRDAGLELMLFQPFRDFEGLPGDLRRRAFERAERKFDLMGELGCDLMLVCSSVHPQAQGGIDRAAADFAELGERAAKRGLRVGYEALAWGKHVDDHRDAWEIVRRADHANVGLILDSFHTLGRGIDPDTIRRIPGDRIFFVQLADAPAIPMDLLYWSRHFRNMPGEGDLDVTGFMRAVMATGYSGPISLEIFNDQFRGGLPRAIARDGHRSLIHLMDSVRRAEPSLTVDLPPIPAPRPAQGVEFIEIATRGPEAESIAALLRTLGFAETGRHIARDLTLWQQGAIRVLLNAETQGHAGSTFTVHRTNICDIGLRVASAPDTVARAIALGSEAFSQPRQAGELPIPAIRGVGGSVLHFVDDGFSDVWQVEFTRTGNTAPGAGLTRVDHLALTMSYDEMLSWSLFYSSLFGMTKTPMVDVIDPDGLVRSQALSAPGGGLRVTLNGAENHRTLAGGFLADSFGAAVQHVAFACDDIFATAERLAGLGFDPLPMPGNYYADLTARFELDPAFLARLQAHNILYDRDGEAEFFQLYSRNFAGSMFIELIERRGGYQGYGAANAPFRVAAQKRLSRPKGMPRL, encoded by the coding sequence CTGAGATGCGGGATTGCCAGCGTTTCCATCGCCGGAAATCTGGAAGAAAAGATCGAAGCGATCGCGGCGGCGGGATTCGACGGGATCGAGATCTTCGAGCAGGATTTCATCGCCGACGCCCGCAGCCCGCGCGCGCTGGCGACCCGCATCCGGGACGCGGGGCTTGAGCTGATGCTGTTCCAGCCGTTCCGCGATTTCGAGGGCCTGCCGGGCGATCTGCGTCGCCGGGCCTTTGAACGCGCCGAACGCAAGTTCGATCTGATGGGCGAACTGGGCTGCGATCTGATGCTGGTGTGCTCGTCCGTGCATCCGCAGGCGCAGGGCGGGATTGACCGGGCGGCGGCGGATTTCGCCGAGCTGGGCGAGCGCGCGGCAAAGCGCGGTCTGCGCGTCGGGTACGAGGCGCTGGCCTGGGGCAAGCATGTCGATGACCACCGCGATGCGTGGGAAATCGTGCGCCGCGCCGATCATGCGAATGTCGGGCTTATCCTGGACAGTTTCCACACGCTGGGCCGGGGGATCGACCCCGACACCATCCGCCGCATTCCCGGCGACCGGATCTTTTTCGTCCAGCTGGCCGATGCGCCGGCGATCCCGATGGATCTGCTCTACTGGTCGCGCCACTTTCGCAACATGCCCGGCGAGGGCGATCTGGACGTCACCGGCTTCATGCGCGCGGTGATGGCGACGGGTTACAGCGGGCCGATCAGTCTGGAAATCTTCAACGACCAGTTTCGCGGCGGTTTGCCGCGCGCGATTGCCCGCGATGGCCACCGCTCGCTGATCCATCTGATGGACAGCGTGCGCCGGGCCGAGCCGTCGCTGACGGTCGATCTGCCGCCGATCCCGGCACCCCGGCCCGCGCAGGGGGTCGAGTTCATCGAGATCGCCACCCGCGGGCCCGAGGCCGAGAGCATCGCCGCCCTGCTGCGCACGCTGGGTTTTGCCGAGACGGGCCGCCACATCGCCAGGGATCTGACCCTGTGGCAACAGGGCGCGATCCGCGTTCTGCTGAACGCCGAAACGCAGGGCCACGCGGGCAGCACGTTTACCGTCCACCGCACCAATATCTGCGATATCGGGCTGCGCGTGGCCTCGGCCCCCGACACGGTTGCCCGCGCAATCGCGCTGGGGTCCGAGGCATTCAGTCAGCCGCGTCAGGCCGGTGAATTGCCGATCCCTGCCATCCGCGGCGTCGGCGGCTCGGTTCTGCATTTCGTTGACGACGGTTTCAGCGATGTGTGGCAGGTGGAGTTTACACGCACGGGCAACACTGCCCCCGGCGCGGGTCTGACGCGGGTTGATCACCTTGCGCTGACCATGAGCTATGACGAGATGCTGTCATGGTCGCTGTTCTATTCCTCGCTGTTCGGCATGACCAAGACGCCGATGGTCGACGTCATCGACCCCGACGGGCTGGTGCGCAGTCAGGCGCTGTCCGCGCCGGGTGGCGGGTTGCGCGTGACGCTGAACGGGGCCGAGAACCACCGCACGCTGGCCGGGGGCTTTCTGGCCGACAGCTTTGGCGCAGCCGTGCAGCATGTGGCCTTTGCCTGCGATGACATCTTTGCCACCGCCGAGCGTCTGGCAGGTCTGGGCTTTGACCCGTTGCCGATGCCGGGCAACTACTATGCCGATCTGACCGCCCGGTTCGAGCTGGACCCGGCGTTTCTGGCCCGCTTGCAGGCGCATAACATTCTCTATGACCGCGATGGCGAGGCCGAGTTCTTTCAGCTCTACTCGCGCAATTTCGCCGGATCGATGTTCATCGAACTGATCGAACGGCGCGGCGGCTATCAGGGCTATGGCGCGGCGAATGCGCCGTTCCGGGTGGCGGCACAAAAGCGGTTGTCCCGGCCCAAAGGGATGCCCCGGCTTTAG
- a CDS encoding zinc-binding metallopeptidase family protein, with amino-acid sequence MRRFRCPSCQHEVFFPNTACLYCGSVLGFAPGGGFSLIGDDNPACANRATIDCNWIAPEPGALCLSCRHTTVVPDLTVEGNVEKWARIETAKRRLIRLLYRLELPLNDAEGNPAPVFELKGDPIDTGKPRVLTGHENGTITLNIVEADDAEREAMRSAMGEPYRTLSGHVRHEVAHHYFEALTGNDPAQREALRAVFGDDRADYGEALKAHYENGPPADWAQSFISSYATAHPYEDFAETWAHVMHVLDGLETARAFSLVGADLPEDLHDLALRPMERLAESWVALSVSLNAVNQAMGHETFYPFVLSPTVIAKMEAIRALITRNWQL; translated from the coding sequence ATGCGCCGTTTCCGTTGCCCATCGTGCCAGCACGAGGTCTTCTTTCCCAATACCGCTTGTCTCTATTGCGGCTCTGTGCTGGGCTTCGCGCCCGGTGGGGGCTTCTCGCTGATCGGCGACGATAACCCCGCCTGCGCCAACCGCGCCACCATCGACTGCAACTGGATCGCGCCGGAACCGGGCGCGCTGTGCCTGTCGTGCCGTCACACAACCGTGGTGCCGGATCTGACGGTCGAGGGCAATGTCGAGAAATGGGCGCGCATCGAAACCGCCAAGCGCCGCCTGATCCGCCTGCTGTACCGGCTGGAACTGCCGCTCAACGACGCCGAGGGTAACCCGGCCCCGGTGTTCGAGCTGAAAGGCGATCCCATCGACACCGGCAAACCGCGTGTGTTGACCGGGCATGAGAACGGCACCATCACGCTCAACATCGTCGAGGCCGACGATGCCGAGCGCGAAGCCATGCGCAGCGCGATGGGCGAGCCGTATCGCACGCTGTCCGGCCACGTCCGCCACGAGGTCGCGCATCACTATTTCGAAGCGCTGACCGGCAACGACCCGGCCCAACGCGAAGCCCTGCGCGCGGTCTTCGGCGATGACCGCGCCGATTACGGCGAGGCGCTGAAAGCGCATTACGAGAACGGCCCGCCCGCCGACTGGGCGCAAAGCTTCATCTCGTCCTATGCGACGGCGCATCCCTATGAGGATTTCGCCGAGACATGGGCGCATGTGATGCATGTGCTGGACGGTCTGGAAACGGCGCGGGCGTTTTCGCTGGTCGGGGCGGATCTGCCCGAGGATCTGCACGATCTGGCGCTCAGACCGATGGAGCGGCTGGCGGAATCCTGGGTGGCATTGTCGGTGTCGCTGAACGCGGTCAATCAGGCGATGGGGCACGAGACGTTCTATCCGTTCGTCCTGTCCCCCACCGTCATCGCCAAGATGGAGGCGATCCGCGCCCTGATCACCCGCAACTGGCAGCTCTGA
- a CDS encoding TRAP transporter small permease yields MTRFAPILGWLQRRAENFIALMLAAMFLTFLLQILFRYILALPVTYTNWTVEFVSIAWLWGILFGYAFVVRDSDIIRLDIVYNGLPLGARRVLDAVTGLICAAILANTLPKCWDYVQFMRIERTPAMRIHYNYVFAIYIAFAVAVIVRSLLNVWGAIRGTGSRYVTPIHPEGHDYD; encoded by the coding sequence ATGACCCGCTTTGCGCCGATCCTTGGATGGTTGCAGCGACGCGCCGAGAATTTCATTGCGCTGATGCTGGCGGCGATGTTTCTCACCTTCCTGCTGCAGATCCTGTTTCGCTATATCCTTGCCTTGCCGGTGACTTACACCAACTGGACGGTCGAGTTTGTCTCGATCGCTTGGCTTTGGGGCATCCTGTTCGGCTATGCCTTCGTCGTGCGCGACAGCGACATCATCCGGCTGGATATCGTGTACAACGGCCTGCCGCTGGGCGCGCGCCGGGTGCTGGACGCTGTCACCGGCCTGATCTGCGCCGCGATCCTTGCCAATACGCTGCCCAAGTGCTGGGACTACGTGCAGTTCATGCGGATCGAGCGCACGCCCGCCATGCGCATCCACTACAATTATGTCTTTGCGATCTACATCGCCTTTGCCGTCGCCGTGATCGTCCGCAGCCTGCTTAACGTCTGGGGTGCGATCCGGGGGACAGGCAGCCGCTATGTGACGCCGATCCATCCCGAGGGCCATGATTATGACTGA
- a CDS encoding alpha/beta hydrolase fold domain-containing protein, with translation MGEGVMDGGQGRQRWKQNPEGVRRAILDAAQAEFARHGYASTRVEDIAAQTATSKRMIYYYFTDKEGLYLQALESAYAQVRQGEAALRLDHLPPVQALRTLVEFTFDHHRAHPDFIRLVMIENVHNADNLRASGLIGRVNKGAIEKLADLLARGQAQGLFRPDILPLELHWHISALSFFNVSNRPSFTESFGGSLFAEAGQARLKAQAVEAVLRLVQAGADTLTPTPETPMLNPELTGFLTAWTEKWAALPPGASPADRRKRFEVIAAEMRLPTPEDVDCETEHWIDSKAGPVRVRVFRHRAGGTQPCLIYMHGGAWMQGSPETHWDITSRIASANRQTVISVDYALAPEHPFPAALDQCVAVARWAHATAGSLGIDPARIAVGGDSAGGNLAAALALDLRGSEVPLIAQLLIYPACDFDKSRPSYSENAEAPLLQVKGMDMVNAMYSPDTAQLHTNPRVAPLVAASHADLPPAFIAVAQNDPLRDSGLAYADALRSAGVPVTQDNGSGLIHGYLRAMEYCAASRTALAAMTDWLAQQQTV, from the coding sequence ATGGGCGAGGGCGTGATGGACGGCGGGCAGGGCCGGCAGCGATGGAAGCAAAACCCCGAAGGGGTTCGCCGCGCGATTCTGGATGCGGCGCAGGCTGAATTCGCCCGTCATGGCTATGCCTCGACACGGGTCGAGGATATCGCGGCGCAGACGGCGACCTCCAAGCGTATGATTTATTACTATTTCACCGATAAAGAGGGGCTCTACCTGCAAGCGCTTGAATCAGCCTATGCGCAGGTGCGTCAGGGTGAGGCGGCGCTGCGGCTGGACCACTTGCCGCCGGTGCAGGCGCTCAGGACATTGGTCGAATTCACCTTCGACCACCACCGCGCGCATCCAGATTTCATCCGGCTTGTGATGATCGAAAACGTCCATAACGCCGACAATCTGCGCGCTTCGGGGCTGATCGGGCGGGTCAACAAGGGCGCGATCGAGAAACTGGCCGATCTCTTGGCGCGCGGGCAGGCGCAGGGCCTGTTCCGCCCCGATATACTGCCGCTGGAACTGCACTGGCACATCTCGGCGCTGTCGTTCTTCAACGTTTCCAACCGGCCCAGCTTTACCGAAAGCTTCGGCGGCTCCCTGTTCGCCGAAGCCGGACAGGCCCGGCTCAAGGCGCAGGCGGTCGAGGCCGTCTTGCGCTTGGTTCAGGCCGGTGCCGATACCCTTACACCCACCCCGGAGACCCCGATGCTGAACCCTGAACTCACTGGCTTTCTGACGGCATGGACCGAAAAATGGGCCGCGTTGCCCCCCGGTGCCTCGCCCGCTGACCGGCGCAAACGGTTCGAGGTGATCGCCGCCGAAATGCGCCTGCCGACGCCCGAGGATGTCGATTGCGAGACCGAGCACTGGATCGATTCCAAGGCCGGGCCGGTCCGTGTGCGGGTGTTTCGCCATCGCGCGGGCGGGACGCAGCCCTGCCTGATCTACATGCACGGCGGGGCGTGGATGCAGGGCTCGCCTGAAACACACTGGGACATCACCAGCCGCATCGCCTCGGCCAACAGGCAAACGGTGATCAGCGTCGATTACGCACTGGCACCCGAGCATCCGTTCCCCGCCGCGCTGGATCAATGCGTCGCGGTGGCGCGCTGGGCGCATGCCACGGCGGGCAGTCTGGGCATTGATCCGGCGCGCATCGCCGTGGGCGGTGACAGCGCGGGCGGCAATCTGGCGGCAGCGCTGGCGCTTGATCTGCGCGGTTCCGAGGTGCCGCTGATCGCGCAATTGCTGATCTACCCGGCCTGCGATTTCGACAAATCCCGCCCCAGCTATAGCGAAAACGCCGAGGCGCCGCTGTTGCAGGTCAAGGGCATGGACATGGTCAACGCGATGTATTCGCCCGACACCGCGCAGCTGCACACCAACCCCCGCGTCGCTCCGCTGGTGGCGGCATCGCACGCAGACCTGCCCCCCGCGTTCATCGCCGTCGCGCAAAACGACCCGTTGCGCGATTCCGGGCTGGCCTATGCCGATGCGCTGCGCAGCGCGGGTGTGCCGGTCACGCAGGACAATGGCAGCGGGCTGATCCACGGCTATCTGCGCGCGATGGAATATTGCGCCGCCAGCCGTACCGCGCTTGCGGCGATGACGGACTGGCTGGCACAGCAACAGACCGTCTGA